In the Streptomyces fradiae ATCC 10745 = DSM 40063 genome, one interval contains:
- a CDS encoding class I adenylate-forming enzyme family protein, with product MLDALTHTLRRRPERPAVLGSTRTGAVRVKATCGELADLADCYAAAMLGRGVAPGGTVGVAVRPGPRALAVMLAVHRLGARAAVLDPGAGPDVLRARLTLARPDLVVADAAAQAAAGWARPLAGPLRLALPDLTELGPVATVGPRLPGCAPALDGGARSVRLPRCVDEDRDAVIVFTSGTTARPRAVVHTRSSLAAGMATVAELVHPQAGRPVLGGTFFVLVPSLASGAPVAMPARCLPVLSRQLHRLAPQATYLTPPRLRELLADGGRFTGRVWTGSAPASTELLTRIKRAGADEAWGVYALTELFPTAAIEQADKAAFTGDGDLVGAPLAGVTAKTDTSGELLLSGPAARHRYLGDDPDPWVATGDRARLDEGRIVLEGRRKDMVLRRAENIYPGLYEPALHVPGVELALLVGVPTDDGDERLVAVIQPGPGVDRTAVRAALAGPLQRMGAARPDAVLLAKIPLSGRSQKPNRAATVRLAQRLLTSANRQ from the coding sequence ATGCTGGACGCCCTCACCCACACGTTGCGGCGCCGTCCCGAGCGGCCCGCTGTTCTCGGTTCCACCCGTACCGGGGCCGTGCGTGTCAAGGCCACGTGCGGGGAGCTGGCCGACCTCGCCGACTGCTACGCCGCGGCGATGCTTGGCCGGGGTGTCGCGCCCGGTGGCACGGTCGGCGTCGCTGTGCGGCCCGGGCCCCGTGCGCTCGCGGTGATGCTCGCTGTGCATCGGCTCGGCGCGCGGGCGGCGGTGCTGGACCCGGGTGCCGGGCCGGATGTGCTGCGCGCCCGGCTCACCCTGGCGCGCCCCGATCTCGTCGTGGCCGACGCGGCCGCGCAGGCGGCCGCCGGGTGGGCGCGGCCGCTCGCGGGCCCGCTCCGGCTGGCCCTGCCCGACCTCACCGAGCTGGGCCCGGTGGCGACCGTCGGGCCGCGGCTGCCGGGCTGCGCCCCCGCCCTCGACGGCGGTGCCCGGTCCGTGCGCCTGCCGCGCTGCGTGGACGAGGACCGGGACGCGGTGATCGTGTTCACCTCCGGCACCACCGCGCGGCCCCGCGCAGTGGTGCACACCCGGTCCTCGCTGGCCGCCGGTATGGCGACGGTCGCGGAGCTGGTACATCCACAGGCCGGGCGGCCCGTCCTCGGCGGGACCTTCTTCGTCCTCGTGCCGTCCCTGGCGAGCGGAGCACCGGTCGCCATGCCCGCCCGCTGCCTGCCGGTGCTGAGCCGGCAACTGCACCGTCTCGCCCCGCAGGCCACCTACCTGACTCCGCCACGACTGCGAGAGCTGCTGGCGGACGGCGGCCGGTTCACCGGCCGGGTATGGACCGGATCGGCCCCGGCCAGCACCGAACTGCTGACCCGCATCAAGCGGGCGGGCGCGGACGAGGCGTGGGGCGTGTACGCACTGACCGAGCTGTTCCCGACGGCAGCGATCGAGCAGGCCGACAAAGCCGCTTTCACCGGCGACGGCGACCTGGTCGGAGCACCGCTTGCGGGTGTGACGGCCAAGACGGACACGTCAGGTGAGCTGCTGCTCTCCGGGCCGGCCGCACGCCACCGCTACCTGGGCGACGACCCAGACCCCTGGGTCGCCACCGGTGACCGGGCACGCCTCGACGAAGGCCGGATCGTGCTGGAGGGCCGCCGCAAGGACATGGTCCTACGGCGCGCCGAGAACATCTACCCCGGCCTGTACGAGCCGGCACTGCACGTGCCGGGCGTCGAACTGGCCCTGCTCGTCGGCGTACCCACCGATGACGGCGACGAACGGCTGGTCGCCGTCATCCAGCCCGGTCCCGGGGTGGACCGTACCGCCGTGCGGGCTGCGCTGGCCGGGCCGCTGCAGCGTATGGGTGCTGCCCGACCGGACGCGGTGCTGTTGGCAAAGATCCCATTGTCCGGCCGGTCCCAGAAACCCAACCGCGCCGCAACCGTGCGCCTAGCACAGCGGCTCCTGACCTCAGCAAACCGACAGTGA
- a CDS encoding glycosyltransferase → MSALWVVVPAYQEAARIGATLEALAGQRDRGFTLVVVDNASTDATAAIARAFADRAPFPVHVLNEPEKGVGCAVDTGFRYAIEHGATWLARTDADCLPHPGWTAGARDALLRGAGLVCGRIDARRDEHGPLGRAAFRALVGVAAFFGRIRPAHHRRHGYLTPYRMHAGNNMAITAALYEAVGGMPRRPSPTDRLFLNRVRRRTTAIVRARDMVVENSSRRLSAYGLVGTARWYLGKGPGRHGEDPR, encoded by the coding sequence GTGAGCGCCCTGTGGGTGGTGGTGCCCGCGTATCAGGAGGCCGCGCGGATCGGTGCCACGCTGGAGGCGCTCGCCGGCCAGCGCGACCGCGGCTTCACCCTCGTCGTCGTGGACAACGCCTCCACCGACGCCACCGCCGCCATAGCCCGTGCCTTCGCCGACCGGGCCCCCTTCCCCGTGCATGTGCTGAACGAGCCGGAGAAGGGGGTGGGCTGCGCGGTGGACACCGGTTTCCGGTACGCGATCGAGCACGGCGCCACGTGGCTTGCCCGTACCGACGCCGACTGCCTGCCACACCCGGGCTGGACGGCCGGCGCCCGCGACGCGCTGCTGCGCGGCGCGGGTCTGGTGTGCGGGCGCATCGACGCGCGCCGTGATGAGCACGGGCCGCTGGGGCGGGCCGCGTTCCGTGCGCTGGTCGGTGTCGCGGCGTTCTTCGGGCGGATACGGCCTGCGCATCACCGCCGCCACGGCTACCTCACCCCGTACCGGATGCACGCCGGCAACAACATGGCCATCACCGCCGCGCTGTACGAGGCCGTCGGCGGGATGCCGCGTCGGCCCTCCCCCACCGACCGGCTGTTTTTGAACCGGGTGCGGCGGCGTACCACCGCGATCGTCCGCGCCCGCGACATGGTCGTGGAGAACTCCTCCCGTCGTCTGAGCGCGTACGGTCTGGTCGGTACGGCTCGCTGGTATCTCGGCAAGGGGCCGGGCCGTCACGGGGAGGACCCGCGCTGA
- a CDS encoding 3-oxoacyl-ACP synthase III family protein, protein MHIDHAAPGALRRVGITAVASSLPEREVTSGQLQERITAACGLSLPTRTFERATGIASRRAVAEGEYASTLAVRAARIALDRAGLAPCDVDLLVFASATRDVVEPATAHIVQAELGSRAHALDVANACNSFLNGIDAARAMILADRAHRALVVTGETPSRAVRYAPSDPGQLREGFAGYTFGDAGAAVVLEAVGRGGILDVDTETHSEHWSVGGIFGGGSRHPRGDEHTYFHGDGGELREVFEKVGTSVLDRMRQRTGLAWDDFRHILVHQVTMPYLERFVELTGVPRDRLVVTVPTLGNMASATLGVQLDRVHEGLDSGDRVLFVGLGGGVSIMTMVWEKA, encoded by the coding sequence ATGCACATAGACCACGCTGCTCCCGGCGCCCTGCGCCGGGTGGGCATCACCGCAGTGGCCTCCAGCCTGCCGGAACGCGAAGTGACCTCGGGGCAGTTGCAGGAGCGGATCACCGCGGCCTGCGGGCTGTCGCTGCCGACGCGGACGTTCGAACGGGCCACCGGTATCGCCTCACGCCGGGCGGTCGCGGAGGGCGAGTACGCCTCGACGCTCGCGGTGCGGGCCGCTCGCATCGCGCTGGACCGGGCCGGGCTCGCCCCGTGCGACGTGGACCTGCTGGTATTCGCGTCCGCCACGCGGGACGTGGTGGAACCGGCGACCGCGCACATCGTCCAGGCCGAACTCGGCTCGCGGGCACACGCGCTGGACGTGGCCAACGCCTGCAACAGCTTCCTCAACGGCATCGACGCGGCGCGGGCGATGATCCTGGCCGACCGCGCCCACCGGGCCCTGGTCGTCACCGGGGAGACACCCAGCCGCGCGGTGCGGTACGCCCCCTCCGACCCCGGCCAGCTGCGGGAGGGATTCGCGGGCTACACCTTCGGGGATGCCGGGGCGGCGGTCGTACTGGAAGCGGTGGGCCGGGGCGGCATCCTCGACGTGGACACCGAGACCCACTCCGAGCACTGGTCGGTGGGCGGCATCTTCGGCGGCGGTTCGCGCCATCCGCGCGGGGATGAGCACACCTACTTCCACGGCGACGGCGGCGAGCTGCGGGAGGTGTTCGAGAAGGTCGGCACCTCGGTGCTCGACCGGATGCGGCAGCGCACCGGCCTGGCGTGGGACGACTTCCGGCACATCCTGGTGCACCAGGTCACGATGCCCTACCTGGAGCGGTTCGTGGAGCTCACCGGCGTGCCCCGCGACCGGCTCGTCGTCACCGTGCCCACGCTCGGGAACATGGCCAGCGCCACGTTGGGCGTGCAGCTCGACCGGGTCCACGAGGGGCTCGACTCCGGGGATCGGGTGCTGTTCGTGGGGTTGGGCGGCGGCGTGAGCATCATGACGATGGTGTGGGAGAAGGCGTGA
- a CDS encoding DUF4259 domain-containing protein — translation MGTWGTGPFDSDLAADFVDELEGLTHRQVIDVLGRAFQRVVDSGERVDGGDGAEAVAAGALVAGTLPGSPIVIDPDDGPIGPLPELPPSLRVSARLALDRVLQDGSEMATGWVDSTDSEQWHQEVRRILEALEAPTEH, via the coding sequence ATGGGAACGTGGGGAACCGGCCCCTTCGACAGCGATCTCGCCGCAGACTTCGTCGATGAACTCGAAGGGCTCACTCACCGGCAGGTCATCGACGTGCTGGGGCGGGCATTCCAGCGCGTCGTCGACTCGGGGGAACGGGTCGATGGCGGCGACGGAGCCGAAGCTGTTGCCGCTGGCGCCCTCGTCGCCGGCACCCTCCCGGGCAGCCCCATTGTGATCGACCCCGACGACGGCCCCATCGGCCCCCTGCCCGAACTGCCGCCCTCCCTTCGCGTGTCGGCGAGACTCGCACTGGACCGGGTTCTCCAGGACGGATCGGAGATGGCAACCGGCTGGGTGGACAGCACCGACTCCGAGCAGTGGCACCAGGAAGTACGACGAATCCTCGAAGCCCTTGAAGCACCCACTGAACACTGA